The Mesoaciditoga lauensis cd-1655R = DSM 25116 genome window below encodes:
- a CDS encoding histidine phosphatase family protein → MEVFDISKIFLVRHGQTDANLYHIVQGQRDTPLNQNGRKQAIEVSKRLKNVKADIVISSDLKRAKETAEIISRECDLPLILDKRLREMKLGIWEGKSFEEVMKEPSAQIWSKTPSKWKTEGSETLKDVQERMIDAISEFSRRYDNLIIVSHGIAISTVVAYFKDLSLDSMWEYLPDNTSVIEMDVNFSVKENSVE, encoded by the coding sequence ATGGAGGTGTTTGATATTTCTAAAATATTCCTGGTAAGGCATGGACAAACAGATGCAAATCTTTATCATATAGTTCAAGGCCAAAGAGATACACCACTTAACCAAAATGGTAGAAAGCAGGCAATTGAAGTTTCAAAAAGATTAAAGAACGTGAAGGCGGACATCGTCATTTCCAGCGATCTTAAAAGGGCTAAGGAAACGGCGGAAATAATTTCTCGAGAATGTGATTTACCCCTTATATTGGATAAAAGGCTGAGGGAAATGAAACTGGGTATATGGGAAGGAAAGAGTTTTGAAGAGGTTATGAAAGAACCCAGCGCTCAGATTTGGTCCAAAACACCTTCAAAATGGAAAACAGAAGGTTCTGAAACGTTAAAGGATGTTCAGGAAAGGATGATAGATGCCATATCTGAATTTTCACGAAGATATGACAATTTAATAATCGTTTCTCATGGTATAGCCATATCCACTGTAGTGGCTTATTTTAAAGACCTTTCTCTTGACTCAATGTGGGAATACTTACCGGATAACACATCGGTAATAGAAATGGATGTGAATTTTTCCGTAAAAGAAAATAGCGTAGAATGA